The bacterium genome has a window encoding:
- a CDS encoding glycosyltransferase family 39 protein: MNIKEKIIFLTLVFIMFGVNLLGIGWGLPSKERNKICFSTKQSLQAHINLLDPKKIKEAWKSWGPYDLMHPEERWKRLPRSLFNPVRSYHPDEYGIIKVLSYMNPKKLKLKPFTFSMGGTQVYLIGLILGILSLVKVVVLTTDIKYYFLNPEAMAHIFLVGRIINAIYATGTIALTYLISRRFCAHRTFSILGCILLGFTPLFILNSHYMYLDIPMLFWIYFAIYNGLNIVKQGKLRSYIFSGIGIGLAAGSKMTAVFSVIILIMAHLLYIYENKSQKFLSKYFLFGILSCAGAFLFSNPFFLFGLHGTAQEVKTLGIISPDFEFYVSALRYGLGSALCILCMIGIGSFLANKKEKQSLLLLGWTVLYFVFISMFTQKFYRYILPVVPCIIIMSVCGINLLWGKFKSLRIPLFIVTAFVCFITFCYGGAYLKLITKKNVRTEAGEWIAENINQSSTIGMTEVPWQYQMPPMDAAKYELMIVGNNYSALQKKKPEYFITSNTQYGFSHTIPEIKKGSLSIGFFHDLFTSREYEIYKVFYNPLSFLGIRFNQFKMSQDLWYINPIIVVLKSKEI; the protein is encoded by the coding sequence ATGAATATTAAAGAGAAAATTATATTTCTTACACTCGTTTTTATCATGTTTGGAGTAAACCTGTTGGGAATTGGCTGGGGACTTCCTTCTAAAGAGAGAAATAAGATCTGCTTCTCCACTAAACAGTCCTTGCAGGCACATATTAACCTATTAGATCCAAAAAAGATAAAAGAAGCATGGAAAAGCTGGGGGCCATATGACCTTATGCATCCAGAAGAAAGATGGAAAAGACTTCCCCGTTCTCTCTTCAATCCTGTCCGTTCCTATCATCCTGATGAATATGGAATAATAAAAGTGCTTTCATATATGAATCCCAAGAAGTTAAAACTCAAGCCTTTTACATTTTCAATGGGAGGAACACAGGTGTATTTAATAGGACTTATTCTCGGGATTCTCTCTTTAGTAAAGGTAGTTGTCCTGACTACTGATATTAAGTATTACTTTCTAAACCCTGAAGCTATGGCGCATATCTTTCTTGTAGGACGTATTATAAATGCAATATATGCGACAGGAACAATAGCGCTTACCTATCTAATATCCAGAAGATTTTGCGCACATAGAACATTTTCAATTCTTGGTTGTATTCTCTTAGGATTCACCCCTTTATTTATTTTGAATTCTCACTACATGTATTTAGATATACCAATGCTCTTCTGGATATACTTTGCTATTTATAATGGGCTAAATATTGTCAAACAGGGAAAACTTAGATCCTATATATTCTCAGGCATAGGAATTGGGCTTGCTGCAGGCAGTAAGATGACAGCAGTTTTTTCTGTCATTATTCTAATCATGGCTCATCTTCTTTACATATATGAGAACAAATCGCAGAAGTTTTTAAGTAAATATTTTTTGTTCGGGATATTATCCTGTGCAGGCGCTTTTTTGTTTAGCAATCCCTTCTTCTTATTTGGGTTACATGGAACCGCACAAGAAGTAAAAACTCTTGGAATTATCAGTCCGGACTTTGAATTTTATGTCTCAGCGCTAAGATATGGTCTTGGCTCAGCTCTATGTATTTTGTGCATGATAGGTATTGGCTCTTTTCTTGCGAATAAAAAAGAAAAACAGTCATTGCTGCTGCTGGGATGGACAGTACTGTACTTTGTGTTCATTTCCATGTTTACTCAGAAATTCTACAGGTATATTCTCCCTGTTGTTCCATGCATAATAATTATGAGTGTGTGCGGAATTAATCTGCTATGGGGAAAATTTAAATCGCTGAGAATTCCACTTTTTATAGTTACTGCTTTTGTATGCTTTATTACATTCTGTTACGGCGGCGCATATCTTAAGCTTATTACGAAAAAAAATGTGCGTACTGAGGCAGGAGAATGGATTGCGGAAAATATAAATCAATCCTCAACTATTGGAATGACAGAGGTTCCATGGCAATATCAAATGCCGCCGATGGATGCAGCCAAATATGAGCTTATGATAGTGGGCAATAACTATTCTGCATTGCAGAAGAAAAAGCCTGAGTATTTTATAACATCCAATACGCAGTATGGATTTAGCCACACCATCCCAGAGATAAAAAAAGGTTCTCTCTCTATAGGATTCTTTCACGATTTATTTACATCCCGCGAGTATGAGATATACAAGGTATTTTATAATCCTCTTTCTTTCTTAGGAATTAGATTCAACCAGTTTAAAATGTCGCAAGATCTTTGGTATATAAACCCGATTATAGTGGTACTGAAATCTAAAGAGATATAG
- a CDS encoding class I SAM-dependent methyltransferase: protein MNKKIFKEYINSLPKNAKVLDAGCGMGNISKYVHDIRSDLEIYGIDADNSLKNKVPDYIKFFNMSVDNLGNFEDSFFDCILCFHVLEHLHNPTRAISEFYRVLNKNGVIFAESPHWTSAITPIGFNFYDDPTHIRPYSKKSYRILFKQFSIKYISFETPVFFYLAKLYDLDKLYKKINFCLVIFLEKYLKLLGYIRQQYSL from the coding sequence ATGAATAAAAAAATATTCAAAGAATACATTAATTCCTTGCCGAAAAATGCAAAGGTTTTGGATGCTGGATGTGGAATGGGGAATATTTCTAAATATGTTCATGATATTAGGAGCGACTTGGAAATATATGGAATAGACGCTGACAATTCTTTGAAGAATAAAGTCCCTGATTATATTAAATTTTTTAATATGTCGGTGGATAATTTAGGTAATTTTGAAGATTCTTTTTTTGATTGCATTCTGTGTTTTCATGTTTTAGAACACTTACATAATCCAACAAGAGCTATATCTGAATTCTATAGAGTTTTAAATAAAAATGGTGTCATTTTTGCTGAAAGCCCTCATTGGACATCGGCTATAACGCCGATTGGGTTCAATTTTTACGACGATCCAACACATATCCGCCCTTATAGTAAAAAAAGTTATCGTATACTATTCAAACAATTTTCTATAAAATATATTTCATTTGAAACGCCGGTTTTTTTCTATTTAGCAAAGTTATACGATTTAGATAAGTTATATAAAAAAATAAATTTTTGTTTGGTTATATTTTTAGAAAAATACTTAAAGCTATTGGGATATATAAGACAGCAGTATTCCTTGTAG